A genome region from Leptospiraceae bacterium includes the following:
- a CDS encoding XRE family transcriptional regulator produces the protein MKKIKPVIVKDAKELAIALGLDETVGLEIEIRSSLNDKIIETVLKQGLTHAQVAKLAKTSRTRITALMNRQTKDISTDLMLRVLGAIGVHAKIQFKKMAA, from the coding sequence ATGAAAAAAATTAAACCTGTAATAGTAAAAGATGCGAAAGAACTTGCCATTGCACTTGGACTCGATGAAACTGTCGGTTTAGAAATCGAAATCCGTAGTTCTCTGAATGATAAAATAATTGAGACAGTATTGAAACAAGGTCTAACTCATGCGCAAGTGGCTAAGCTTGCGAAAACTTCTAGAACTAGAATTACTGCACTGATGAACCGTCAGACGAAAGACATATCAACTGATTTAATGCTAAGGGTTTTAGGTGCAATCGGAGTTCATGCTAAAATCCAATTTAAAAAAATGGCTGCTTAA
- a CDS encoding ATP-binding protein, with amino-acid sequence MQRRIVPFILEDLRSKKMVFIGGPRQVGKTTLSIDIMKHFKKPIYLNFDHPEDRIHIQKRNWKKENDLLVFDEIHKWKNWKSWIKGIYDKEKDEHSILITGSARLDVYRKGGDSLQGRYHYYRLNPFTYSEVFSQDKKITLAALYKQGGFPEPLLHLNNRNIKRWKKERMERVVREDIYSLESLKNLYQLELLVELLKERVGSPLSIKSLSEDLSVAPATVEHWIRILESMYVLFIVRPYHKKLNRAIKKEYKIYFFDWTEAIDEGARLENMVALHLLNYCYFLEDTEGEKMGLHFVRDRDSHEVDFLVLQNQKPHFLIEVKKTDTHPTNSLLYFSKKILPQKTIQLVYEISKEVLHKDIFILPIQDFFLGM; translated from the coding sequence ATGCAAAGAAGAATTGTCCCATTTATCCTAGAAGATTTACGCTCTAAGAAAATGGTTTTTATTGGAGGACCCAGACAAGTTGGTAAAACTACATTATCTATAGATATAATGAAGCATTTTAAAAAACCCATTTATTTGAATTTCGATCATCCGGAAGATAGAATCCATATTCAAAAGAGAAATTGGAAAAAAGAAAATGATCTACTTGTATTTGATGAAATACATAAGTGGAAAAATTGGAAGTCTTGGATAAAAGGTATTTATGACAAAGAAAAAGACGAACACAGTATTCTAATCACAGGCTCTGCTAGACTCGATGTTTACCGAAAGGGCGGAGATTCTTTACAGGGGAGATACCACTACTATCGCCTAAACCCTTTTACCTATTCAGAAGTTTTTTCTCAGGACAAAAAGATAACGTTAGCCGCTTTATATAAGCAAGGCGGATTTCCAGAGCCTCTCCTTCATCTAAATAATCGAAATATAAAGAGATGGAAAAAAGAAAGAATGGAGAGAGTAGTAAGAGAAGATATTTATTCGCTTGAGTCTTTGAAAAATCTTTACCAATTAGAATTGTTAGTTGAACTTTTAAAAGAGCGAGTCGGTAGTCCTCTTTCTATTAAAAGTCTATCAGAAGATTTAAGCGTGGCTCCAGCTACAGTCGAGCACTGGATTCGTATATTAGAAAGCATGTATGTATTATTTATCGTTAGACCCTATCATAAAAAATTGAACCGAGCGATTAAAAAAGAATACAAAATCTATTTCTTCGACTGGACAGAAGCGATAGACGAAGGAGCAAGACTAGAAAATATGGTTGCCCTCCATTTACTCAACTATTGTTATTTTCTTGAAGATACAGAAGGAGAAAAAATGGGACTTCACTTCGTAAGAGATAGAGATTCCCACGAAGTAGATTTTCTAGTTTTACAAAACCAAAAACCCCATTTTCTCATAGAAGTAAAAAAAACTGACACGCACCCTACGAACTCACTACTTTATTTCTCAAAAAAAATCCTTCCTCAAAAAACAATCCAATTAGTTTACGAAATCTCTAAAGAAGTTTTGCATAAAGATATCTTTATCTTACCAATTCAAGATTTTTTCTTAGGTATGTAA